Proteins encoded in a region of the Rutidosis leptorrhynchoides isolate AG116_Rl617_1_P2 chromosome 9, CSIRO_AGI_Rlap_v1, whole genome shotgun sequence genome:
- the LOC139867271 gene encoding uncharacterized protein isoform X1, producing MQDLDHIQVDERARNLKRFEIKGNYHLKSICLSNLDLVAFTCKGFHIDLDLAHLSKLKELELDISFLSFNDVFNQISACALSLQYLSISVDEPEDFSLLEYVPKLPNLKKLRLAVGGNGDDCLLFLASVLNACPNLETFSITPRWISPIIRRKKARDATNPHKHLKLVEIEEYKGRKCDFELAAYIIQTAVSLKKVVVVISGYCMKKEAVLSRAKLIESIMPKGVDLVIV from the exons ATGCAAGACCTGGATCATATTCAAGTTGATGAACGAGCTCGTAACCTAAAACGCTTTGAAATAAAAGGAAATTATCATCTTAAGTCGATCTGTTTATCTAATCTGGACCTTGTAGCGTTCACCTGCAAAGGTTTCCATATAGATTTAGATCTTGCTCATCTTTCAAAACTTAAGGAACTTGAACTTGATATTAGTTTTTTAAGTTTCAATGATGTGTTCAACCAGATATCGGCTTGTGCTTTGTCTCTGCAGTATCTTTCCATAAGTGTCGATGAACCCGAG GATTTTTCATTACTTGAATACGTTCCCAAGTTACCAAATCTGAAGAAATTGAGACTCGCAGTTGGTGGCAACGGTGATGATTGTCTTCTATTTTTGGCTTCCGTATTAAATGCATGTCCAAATTTGGAGACTTTTTCTATTACG CCACGTTGGATTTCGCCAATTATAAGAAGGAAGAAAGCAAGGGATGCTACTAATCCCCATAAACACCTCAAGCTTGTTGAAATCGAGGAATATAAGGGTCGAAAATGTGACTTTGAACTTGCTGCATACATTATACAAACTGCGGTTTCACTCAAGAAAGTTGTGGTTGTAATTTCAGGATATTGTATGAAGAAGGAAGCTGTTCTATCTCGTGCTAAGCTTATCGAATCAATAATGCCTAAAGGTGTGGATTTGGTCATAGTTTAA
- the LOC139867271 gene encoding uncharacterized protein isoform X2: MQDLDHIQVDERARNLKRFEIKGNYHLKSICLSNLDLVAFTCKGFHIDLDLAHLSKLKELELDISFLSFNDVFNQISACALSLQYLSISVDEPEDFSLLEYVPKLPNLKKLRLAVGGNGDDCLLFLASVLNACPNLETFSITPRWISPIIRRKKARDATNPHKHLKLVEIEEYKGYCMKKEAVLSRAKLIESIMPKGVDLVIV, encoded by the exons ATGCAAGACCTGGATCATATTCAAGTTGATGAACGAGCTCGTAACCTAAAACGCTTTGAAATAAAAGGAAATTATCATCTTAAGTCGATCTGTTTATCTAATCTGGACCTTGTAGCGTTCACCTGCAAAGGTTTCCATATAGATTTAGATCTTGCTCATCTTTCAAAACTTAAGGAACTTGAACTTGATATTAGTTTTTTAAGTTTCAATGATGTGTTCAACCAGATATCGGCTTGTGCTTTGTCTCTGCAGTATCTTTCCATAAGTGTCGATGAACCCGAG GATTTTTCATTACTTGAATACGTTCCCAAGTTACCAAATCTGAAGAAATTGAGACTCGCAGTTGGTGGCAACGGTGATGATTGTCTTCTATTTTTGGCTTCCGTATTAAATGCATGTCCAAATTTGGAGACTTTTTCTATTACG CCACGTTGGATTTCGCCAATTATAAGAAGGAAGAAAGCAAGGGATGCTACTAATCCCCATAAACACCTCAAGCTTGTTGAAATCGAGGAATATAAGG GATATTGTATGAAGAAGGAAGCTGTTCTATCTCGTGCTAAGCTTATCGAATCAATAATGCCTAAAGGTGTGGATTTGGTCATAGTTTAA